One Ensifer adhaerens genomic window, AGTCCGGGGTCGTGGAGGTCCTGCTGGCGACCTTTCCGGCACTCCTCTTCTTAAGGGGCGGCCGCGGTCTCAGACGCGGCGCGATCGCAGTCCTTATCGGCGCTGCCGCATTGATCCTGTTTGGTATCGGAGGCTTGGCCGGGGCGGGCGTCATCGTGATCGCCGATATTGTCGTGGTTTCGACAGCAGTACTCAACATGAACAAGAGAGTGTTGCAGATGCAAGCAGACCTCGATGCGGCGAAGTCGGCTGTGCGTGACTTGGAGATCACAGAAGGACGCCGCCAAGTCTTCAATGCAAATGCGCGGCAATAGGTAGGGACTTTCGTTGATCGTGCACAGCAGGCGCGTTGGATGCGCTCATCCTAGGTGCAGCCACTGTCAGGTTCAGCGCCGCGGCCCCGCGCTATTGGTATCGGTTCAGCGTCAACCGGTCTGGTCGAAGGATTGTTCCTTCCGGCCAACAGTTGCTCTGCGCTTGCGCTTGTCTGAGTGCTGAAACGGGTCGACGCCTCCGCGCAAGCCTGGGCTGTGCGGAGGGCGTCCATATGAGAGGGTGTCTGCAGCTATGCGGTGACTTTCAGCTTCCCGCTGATGTACCGGAACTCCTGCGTCTTGCCGCCATAGCCGTAGGCAGCGGCCGGCACTTCGTGCACGAGAATGTAGCTCTCGGAATGCAGCTTGCCGAGCAGTTGTTCGAAGCGGCCATATATCGCTTCCAGATAGGCGGCCATTTCGGGCTTCGTGTTGGTGCCGTCGACGACCTTGATGTCGAGCCAGAAGCTGTTCAGATCCTGTTCTGCCAGCGATTTGCCGCCGGCGAACCAATGGACGGGATCGATGTAGGCGACGGCGATCGCGGTTATCGTCGGGTCCTTGCGCAGGTGTGTGGCCGTCAATTCGCTGACCGCGGCTGCGATCTTCGAAGAGAGGGCCGCGTCGGCTTTGCCGCTGACGGTGATATTGATGATAGGCATGGAAGGCTCCCTTTGGTGATCGTGATCCGTTGCTGAGTTCAATTTGCCACTTACATTGATGAGAAAAAATCCAATTGTTTTATATGAACACTTCAAATATATTGAAGTGATGCAAGCCTTCGATCCTGACCTGCTCCGAACGTTCCTTGCCTTTACCGAAGGAGGTTCGCTATCTCATGCTGCCAGCGCGGTGGGCCGCACCGCTTCGGCGGTCACCGCTCAGATGCAGCGGTTGGAGGCGATGGTGGGAGAGCCGCTTCTTGCTCAATCGGGAAGAGGACGTGTCCTGACACCGGCCGGGGAGGAACTGCGCGTTCATGCGACGCGGATACTCGAGGTCCATCGGGATGCGTGGCTCAGCCTCAAGGGCGCCAAGGCCGACGGTCGCCTGACGCTCGGCTGCACCCAGGACTTTGCCGACAGTAACCTGCCCGAACTGCTACGCCTGTTTGCGCGCACGCATCCGCGCGTGCGCCTCGATCTCCGGGTCGGGCGGTCGCGAGAGTTGACTGCAGCTTACGACCAGGGAACGGTCGATGTCCTCGTCGTCATGCGGGAAGGGGCGCAACCAGACGAGATTGCGGTGCTGAGCGAGCCGATGCTGTGGTTATCAGCATCCGCCGATCCGGTTCCCACCGGTGGTGAATTGCCGATCGCGGTCCTCGACCCGCCCTGCGGGTTCCGCTCTGCGGCCACCAGTGCGCTTGATCAGGCCGGGCGTGCCTATCGTATCGCTGCGACGAGTCCGAGCCTTTCCGGGTTACGTGCCGCGGTCCGCAGCGGCATCGCGATCACGGCGCGGACTGCGCGATTTGTCGGCGAGGGGGTCACAATCGCGCCCCAAGCTCTTTCGTTGCCGGCGCTGCCGAAGGC contains:
- a CDS encoding tautomerase family protein; translation: MPIINITVSGKADAALSSKIAAAVSELTATHLRKDPTITAIAVAYIDPVHWFAGGKSLAEQDLNSFWLDIKVVDGTNTKPEMAAYLEAIYGRFEQLLGKLHSESYILVHEVPAAAYGYGGKTQEFRYISGKLKVTA
- a CDS encoding LysR substrate-binding domain-containing protein → MQAFDPDLLRTFLAFTEGGSLSHAASAVGRTASAVTAQMQRLEAMVGEPLLAQSGRGRVLTPAGEELRVHATRILEVHRDAWLSLKGAKADGRLTLGCTQDFADSNLPELLRLFARTHPRVRLDLRVGRSRELTAAYDQGTVDVLVVMREGAQPDEIAVLSEPMLWLSASADPVPTGGELPIAVLDPPCGFRSAATSALDQAGRAYRIAATSPSLSGLRAAVRSGIAITARTARFVGEGVTIAPQALSLPALPKAEFSLRLKPKADKAASSLAMLLAEGLPNEGSGP